In Natronococcus sp. AD-5, the genomic window ATCCGTACCGGGTCACGCCCTCCTGCGTGTAAATCCGGCGAACCGTCGTCTCGATCCGGTCGCCGACCGCGAACGCGGACGGGTCGGCGTCGGTGCCCATCGCCGGCGCGCTGACCGTCTCACCGCTCTCGGCCTCGAGCGCGACGATCACGGCCGCGTAATCGCCGGAGCGAGCCTGCTGGTCGGCGAACTCGGGCGGCGCGCCGCCCTGGGAGATGGTCGTCGCGGCCTCGATCGTTCCCTCGCCGGTGAGTCGAACCGGCTCGTACTCGGCCAGCGCACCGCAGTCGGTGCACGCGCCGCTCGGCGGGAACGAAAGCGCGTCACACTCGACGCAGCGGCCGGCCTCGAGGCGGTAGCGCTGCGGGAGGGACCGTCGCCACGAGGGGACGCTGACGTACGCGCCGCCGCCGGAAGGCGGGCCGCTCGTGACGACGCCGCGCCGGCGGAGGTACTCGGCGTACGAGAGCGGACCGTCTCCCTCGAGCGCGCTGACGACGGGGACCTCGCCGTCCGCCTCGAGGACGAACGCGTCCGCGCCGGCGCCGCCGCCGTGGGAGACGGCCAGAATCGAGTCGCGGCCGCTCGCGAGCGCGTCGGCGAGCGAGACGGGGACGCTCGCCGCGCCGAGGTCGCCGAGGTCGTGGACGGTCGCGCAGGCCCGGATCGCGTCGGCGCCGACGCCGGCGGCGCTCGCCGCGCGGTACGGGAGTTTCCCGTCGGGCGCCTGGATCGCCGCGGCGTCCGGTTCGGGCTCGACCTCGAGTTCCTCGACGGCGCCGCGGATCGTCTCGGTGAACGCCCGCCGATCGTACCCGGTGACGTCGAGTCCCCGCGTTTCGTCCGAACCGGTCTCGCGGAATCGGGTGCCCGGATACGGGGCGGCGTACGTCCCGCGGTCGACGACCGTCGCCGGTCCCTC contains:
- a CDS encoding zinc ribbon domain-containing protein, producing MSPAAITGIGAYAPRFRIDAEAFEDAWGQFQASGVNEKAVPGADEDSLTMAYEAAARALEAAGTAPESVGWLAFASSRPPLDEGELTPRLGAMLALSDATAGHSFAGSTRAGTRALRAGMDALESDAKTALVVAADAPRGAPDEDVDHAAGAGAAAFVLESEGPATVVDRGTYAAPYPGTRFRETGSDETRGLDVTGYDRRAFTETIRGAVEELEVEPEPDAAAIQAPDGKLPYRAASAAGVGADAIRACATVHDLGDLGAASVPVSLADALASGRDSILAVSHGGGAGADAFVLEADGEVPVVSALEGDGPLSYAEYLRRRGVVTSGPPSGGGAYVSVPSWRRSLPQRYRLEAGRCVECDALSFPPSGACTDCGALAEYEPVRLTGEGTIEAATTISQGGAPPEFADQQARSGDYAAVIVALEAESGETVSAPAMGTDADPSAFAVGDRIETTVRRIYTQEGVTRYGFKVRPA